Proteins encoded within one genomic window of Aphelocoma coerulescens isolate FSJ_1873_10779 chromosome 9, UR_Acoe_1.0, whole genome shotgun sequence:
- the LOC138114955 gene encoding LOW QUALITY PROTEIN: aquaporin-12-like (The sequence of the model RefSeq protein was modified relative to this genomic sequence to represent the inferred CDS: inserted 1 base in 1 codon; deleted 2 bases in 2 codons) — translation MKFFVPSGRAVSSGGLLWAPAVAAGAGGSVLVERTPGFAGTNTLVAAAAAVSPAAPVAPALPRGGHTCGLSQACWAVPRLLRLGFIKSRXQELPLLCPRFGPDSAPSTAFTMDGLNVSIAFFFLVVGVCQVLRWLSKRLLSPGTHGCLAREFAGSFQLCMSCLELRMLMDIGPWGGGFGLDVVLTLLFLLSAVHGASFDGASANPTVSLQEFLLLESSLAATAAKLLAQGVGTGMGWALTRLYWSWELSQLHFIQNLIAPECSSSIHASLPHAAFVEGSCSFLFHLVLLKVRQSHPLCRVPVLAVTVTFLTYTAGPFTGAIFNPALATATTFHCSGNSLWDYIQVYWLGPLAGMLAALLLFQGNIPRLFQKNLLYSQKSKYKVPKAKVESDKPQQKRKAGKSNSEPRA, via the exons atgaagttttttgTTCCTTCTGGAAGAGCTGTCAGCTCGGGGGGGCTGCTGTGGgctccagctgtggctgctggggctgggggctcagtG CTGGTGGAGAGAACACCGGGATTTGCTGGGACAAACACCTTggtggctgctgcagctgctgtgagtCCGGCAGCT CCCGTGGCACCGGCATTGCCCCGCGGGGGCCACACGTGCGGCCTTTCCCAGGCCTGTTGGGCTGTGCCACGTTTGCTTAGGCTTGGCTTTATAAAGAGCA TGCAGGAgcttcctctgctctgtcccaggTTTGGTCCAGACtctgcccccagcacagccttcaCTATGGATGGCTTGAATGTctccattgctttttttttcctggttgttGGGGTGTGCCAGGTGCTCAGGTGGCTTTCCAAGAGGCTTCTGTCCCCCGGAACACACGGCTGCCTTGCCAGGGAATTTGCTGGCTCGTTCCAGTTGTGCATGAGCTGCCTCGAGCTGAGGATGCTGATGGATATTGGCCCCTGGGGTGGTGGCTTTGGCCTGGACGTGGTCCTGACgctgctcttcctcctctccgCTGTCCACGGCGCCTCTTTTGACGGAGCATCCGCCAACCCCACCGTGTCTCTCCAGGAGTTCCTGCTCCTCGAGTCCAGCCTGGCAGCCACGGCAGCCAAGCTGCTGGCCCAGGgtgtgggcacagggatgggctgggctcTCACCCGGCTCTACTGGTCCTGGGAGCTGTCACAGCTGCACTTCATCCAGAACCTGATCGCGCCGGAGTGCAGCTCCTCCATCCACGCCTCCCTGCCCCACGCTGCCTTCGTGGAAggctcctgctccttcctgTTCCACCTTGTCCTGCTCAAGGTGCGACAGAGTCACCCCCTGTGCCGGGTCCCTGTGCTGGCAGTGACTGTCACCTTCCTGACCTACACAG CTGGACCGTTCACGGGGGCCATCTTCAACCCTGCCCTGGCCACAGCCACCACCTTCCACTGCTCGGGGAACAGCCTCTGGGACTACATCCAGGTTTACTGGCTGGGGCCCCTCGCAG GGATGCtcgctgccctcctgctcttccaGGGCAACATCCCACGCCTCTTCCAGAAAAACCTCCTCTACAGCCAGAAGAGCAAATACAAGGTGCCCAAGGCAAAGGTGGAGAGTGACAAACcccagcagaagaggaaagCGGGGAAGAGCAACTCGGAGCCCCGTGCCTGA